A genome region from Akkermansiaceae bacterium includes the following:
- a CDS encoding elongation factor G: MKDLSKYRNIGIFAHVDAGKTTTTERILKLTGKIHKIGEVHDGASTMDFMEQEAERGITIQSAATTCFWQGHQFNVIDTPGHVDFTIEVYRSLKVLDGGIGVFCGSGGVEPQSETNWRYANDSKVSRVIYVNKLDRIGADFYRVVAQVKKILGATPLVMVLPIGTESDFVGVVDLLTMKAHIWDESGQPENFKVEEIPADMVDKAKEYRAQLIETAVEQDDEIMEAYLEGTEPTIDQIKKCIRRGTIDLAFFPTYCGSSFKNKGLQLVLDAVVDYLPAPIDVKPLPEVDEEGNETGKFAIIDPTAPFRGLAFKIMDDKFGALTFTRIYSGTIRKGDTVLNSFTGKTERISRMVEMHADDRKEIDSAQAGDIVAIVGLKNVQTGHTLCDEKNPATLEPMVFPDPVISIAVAPKDKANAEKLANAIGKMIQEDPSFRVETDEETNEMILKGMGELHLDIKIDILKRTHKVEVTVGAPQVAYRETITKPVNDSYTHKKQSGGSGQFAKIDYTIEPGEPGTGFIFESKVVGGSIPKEFIPAVEKGFKTSIDKGPLAGYPCLDFKVTLNEGGFHAVDSSNIAFEIAAKAAYRQTMVKAGPQILEPMMKLDVFAPEEKVGDVIGDLNRRRGMIQGQEPTPGGVRVKAEAPLSAMFGYIGDLRTMTSGRGQFSMEFSHYAACPKNISDEVIAKAKAREEELRK; encoded by the coding sequence ATGAAGGATCTCAGCAAATACCGCAACATCGGCATTTTCGCCCACGTTGACGCCGGCAAAACGACCACCACCGAGCGCATTCTCAAACTTACGGGCAAGATCCACAAGATCGGCGAGGTTCACGACGGTGCATCCACCATGGACTTCATGGAGCAGGAGGCCGAGCGCGGCATCACCATCCAGTCCGCCGCCACCACCTGCTTCTGGCAGGGCCACCAGTTCAACGTCATCGACACCCCCGGCCACGTCGACTTCACCATCGAGGTATACCGCTCGCTCAAGGTTCTCGACGGCGGCATCGGCGTGTTCTGCGGCTCCGGCGGCGTTGAGCCACAATCGGAAACCAACTGGCGCTACGCCAACGACTCCAAGGTTTCCCGTGTCATCTACGTCAACAAGCTCGACCGCATCGGCGCCGATTTCTACCGCGTCGTCGCCCAGGTGAAAAAGATCCTCGGCGCAACCCCGCTCGTCATGGTCCTGCCCATCGGGACGGAATCCGATTTCGTCGGCGTCGTCGATCTCCTCACCATGAAAGCCCACATCTGGGACGAATCCGGACAGCCGGAGAACTTCAAGGTCGAGGAAATCCCCGCCGACATGGTTGACAAGGCCAAGGAATACCGCGCCCAGCTCATCGAGACCGCCGTCGAGCAGGACGACGAGATCATGGAAGCCTACCTCGAAGGCACCGAACCGACCATAGACCAGATCAAGAAGTGCATCCGCAGGGGCACCATCGACCTCGCGTTTTTCCCGACCTACTGCGGTTCCTCGTTCAAGAACAAGGGTCTCCAGCTCGTGCTCGATGCCGTCGTGGATTACCTTCCCGCCCCCATCGATGTCAAACCCCTCCCCGAAGTGGACGAGGAGGGCAACGAGACCGGCAAGTTCGCCATCATCGACCCGACCGCCCCGTTCCGTGGCCTGGCGTTCAAGATCATGGACGACAAGTTCGGCGCACTGACCTTCACCCGCATCTACTCGGGCACGATCAGGAAGGGCGACACCGTCCTCAACTCCTTCACCGGCAAGACCGAGCGCATCAGCCGCATGGTCGAGATGCACGCCGATGACCGAAAGGAAATCGACTCCGCGCAGGCGGGCGACATCGTCGCCATCGTCGGCCTCAAGAACGTCCAGACCGGTCACACCCTCTGCGACGAGAAAAACCCGGCCACCCTCGAGCCGATGGTGTTCCCCGATCCCGTCATCTCCATCGCCGTCGCCCCCAAGGACAAGGCGAACGCCGAGAAACTCGCCAACGCCATCGGCAAGATGATCCAGGAAGACCCCTCGTTCCGCGTCGAGACCGACGAGGAAACCAACGAGATGATCCTCAAGGGCATGGGCGAACTCCACCTCGACATCAAGATCGACATCCTCAAGCGCACGCACAAGGTCGAGGTCACCGTCGGTGCCCCGCAGGTCGCTTACCGCGAAACCATCACCAAGCCCGTCAATGACAGCTACACCCACAAGAAGCAGTCCGGCGGTTCCGGCCAGTTCGCCAAGATCGACTACACCATCGAGCCGGGCGAGCCGGGCACGGGGTTCATCTTCGAATCGAAGGTCGTCGGCGGCAGCATCCCGAAGGAATTCATCCCCGCCGTCGAAAAAGGCTTCAAGACCTCCATCGACAAGGGGCCGCTCGCCGGTTACCCCTGCCTTGATTTCAAGGTGACGCTCAACGAGGGTGGCTTCCACGCCGTTGACTCCAGCAACATCGCCTTCGAGATCGCCGCCAAGGCGGCCTACCGCCAGACCATGGTCAAGGCCGGCCCGCAGATCCTCGAGCCGATGATGAAGCTCGATGTCTTCGCCCCCGAGGAAAAGGTCGGCGATGTCATCGGCGACCTGAACCGCCGCCGCGGCATGATCCAGGGACAGGAGCCGACACCGGGCGGTGTCCGCGTCAAGGCCGAGGCTCCGCTTTCCGCGATGTTCGGCTATATCGGCGACCTCCGCACCATGACTTCCGGCCGCGGCCAGTTCTCGATGGAGTTCAGCCACTACGCCGCTTGCCCGAAAAACATCTCCGACGAGGTGATCGCCAAGGCCAAGGCCCGCGAGGAAGAGCTGCGCAAGTGA
- a CDS encoding serine/threonine protein kinase — MSDEAFRAPTPQALAGLLPQYGIESFIAQGGMGAVYKGRQISLDRDVAIKVLPKELGGDAEFRESFITEAKAMARLNHPNLLGVFDYGDVDGMPYIVMEYVEGGSLHQAAWNQAIEPAAAVAIVKGICDGLAHAHENGIVHRDIKPSNILLTTKAEPKIADFGLAHSSDSGDSGLMMGTPGYTAPEVFHDPGQAGELADIYSVGVILHQILSGIDPAGSMGPPSQPTGSLRLDTIWRKATHLTPSQRYPSVAAMAADLEKWAVAFQKQAAATPAGNTPYRPAARPLASARSGGGGGFVGRFLIIGILALGAIFAYQMLKGKSGETDKAMADANADAIPETPAAAPEPEPSPQPPAEGEPEPMPEPEIVVNDTPEEPELPPVVGNEPEPGEEAAPGDPELRTKAIALISEARKKRDKEIQDNGGALASSLDASARSAKKDEAASMERLKGDIVDGIIPDSEGVIGLPSGVAMTIADARSREAAIMRSHESDLTRIRDAYVARLQGAAAESTDESLKRRLLAQADEAEDQEAWIALLSPEPVKTPKRSTGAFGTGGIVGNWDQHSEGKTARWIAHPDGRMEIVGKTWDVTWKILDNGTLEVDWKKVRPYTFERDGEGWKGKTTFGQEAILTRGDW, encoded by the coding sequence ATGAGCGACGAAGCCTTCCGAGCACCCACGCCACAGGCTCTCGCAGGTCTGCTTCCCCAATACGGCATCGAATCCTTCATCGCCCAGGGCGGGATGGGAGCCGTTTACAAAGGCCGCCAGATCTCGCTCGACCGTGATGTGGCGATCAAGGTGCTGCCCAAGGAACTCGGGGGCGATGCGGAATTCCGCGAATCATTCATCACCGAGGCCAAGGCCATGGCCCGCCTCAATCATCCGAACCTGCTGGGCGTGTTCGATTACGGCGATGTCGATGGGATGCCATACATCGTCATGGAATACGTGGAGGGGGGATCTCTCCACCAGGCGGCCTGGAACCAGGCGATCGAGCCTGCGGCGGCGGTGGCCATCGTCAAAGGCATCTGCGACGGGCTCGCCCACGCCCACGAGAACGGCATTGTCCACCGCGACATCAAGCCTTCCAACATCCTGCTCACCACCAAGGCGGAGCCAAAGATCGCGGACTTCGGCCTGGCCCACTCCTCGGACTCGGGCGATTCCGGCCTGATGATGGGCACGCCGGGCTACACCGCCCCGGAGGTTTTCCACGATCCCGGCCAGGCGGGTGAGCTTGCGGACATCTACTCGGTGGGAGTCATCCTCCACCAGATCCTTTCCGGCATCGATCCGGCAGGCTCCATGGGGCCGCCCAGCCAGCCGACAGGCAGCCTGCGGCTTGACACGATCTGGCGCAAGGCGACCCACCTCACCCCGTCCCAGCGCTACCCATCCGTGGCCGCGATGGCTGCTGATTTGGAAAAATGGGCTGTCGCCTTCCAGAAACAGGCAGCCGCCACCCCTGCGGGCAACACCCCCTACCGTCCCGCTGCCAGGCCGCTGGCCAGTGCCCGAAGCGGCGGCGGCGGTGGCTTTGTCGGGAGATTCCTCATCATCGGGATACTCGCCCTAGGTGCGATTTTCGCCTACCAAATGCTCAAGGGAAAGTCCGGGGAAACCGACAAAGCCATGGCGGATGCAAACGCGGACGCCATCCCGGAAACGCCCGCCGCCGCCCCGGAGCCGGAACCCAGCCCCCAGCCGCCCGCAGAGGGAGAACCCGAACCGATGCCCGAGCCGGAAATCGTCGTGAACGACACGCCCGAAGAACCTGAACTCCCTCCCGTCGTGGGGAACGAACCGGAACCCGGGGAGGAAGCCGCTCCCGGAGACCCGGAACTGCGCACAAAAGCCATCGCATTGATTTCCGAGGCCAGAAAGAAGCGCGACAAGGAAATCCAGGACAACGGCGGCGCACTCGCTTCCAGCCTGGATGCCAGCGCCCGCAGCGCCAAGAAGGATGAGGCGGCTTCCATGGAGCGGCTCAAGGGCGATATCGTCGATGGCATCATCCCCGATTCTGAGGGAGTCATCGGCCTTCCATCAGGAGTCGCCATGACCATTGCGGACGCCCGATCCAGGGAAGCGGCGATCATGAGAAGCCACGAGTCCGATCTCACCCGCATCCGCGATGCCTACGTGGCGCGCCTCCAAGGGGCCGCCGCAGAGTCCACGGACGAGAGCCTCAAGCGGCGCTTGCTGGCACAGGCGGATGAGGCGGAAGACCAGGAAGCATGGATCGCACTGCTTTCGCCCGAGCCGGTGAAAACCCCGAAAAGGAGCACCGGAGCCTTCGGAACGGGCGGCATCGTCGGCAACTGGGATCAGCACTCCGAGGGCAAGACGGCACGCTGGATCGCCCATCCCGACGGCCGGATGGAAATCGTCGGGAAAACCTGGGACGTCACCTGGAAAATCCTCGATAACGGCACACTTGAGGTGGATTGGAAGAAGGTGAGGCCATACACCTTCGAACGCGATGGCGAGGGCTGGAAAGGCAAGACCACCTTCGGGCAGGAAGCCATCCTCACTCGCGGGGATTGGTGA
- a CDS encoding biopolymer transporter ExbD encodes MALHKSAERPVLPEADLDISSLIDICFLLLIYFLVSTTIVPRERDLAMSLPGDQGSPGTPSIPPMVIRIDGLGALYAGHGLSERQLDTSMESRELPLLSSQLALYHDAARSAGNEPMVMLRVDQAVRQQRVIDVLNALAAAGISSVTFEDLVAM; translated from the coding sequence ATGGCACTCCACAAATCCGCCGAACGCCCTGTCCTCCCCGAAGCCGATCTCGATATCTCCTCGCTCATCGATATCTGCTTCCTGCTGCTGATCTATTTCCTCGTCTCCACGACCATCGTCCCCAGGGAGCGTGATCTCGCGATGAGCCTGCCTGGGGATCAGGGAAGCCCCGGGACGCCTTCCATCCCTCCCATGGTGATCAGGATAGACGGCCTGGGTGCCTTGTATGCCGGCCACGGCCTTTCCGAACGGCAGCTCGACACAAGCATGGAAAGCCGCGAGCTCCCGCTGCTTTCCAGCCAGCTGGCGCTCTACCACGACGCCGCACGAAGCGCCGGAAACGAGCCGATGGTCATGCTGCGCGTCGACCAAGCCGTGCGCCAGCAACGGGTGATCGATGTGCTCAACGCCCTGGCCGCCGCCGGGATCTCATCGGTCACCTTCGAGGATCTCGTGGCGATGTGA
- the pabB gene encoding aminodeoxychorismate synthase component I, with product MTRVPGLCGLAADEVADRLRHLGGLVFFDTAGNIPEKAGRPVSVIAANPARIHRGSIFSESDLGLLREALAGNARAGGDHGFPDGGLCGWVDYEGDFVFGEYLEMLVRDEESGEWWERGGLSAKMRNAVEEPVAVGDFRGETGRDDFLESVRRVKEWIAAGDIYQVNVAREFSAEVWGDGSLYGLYEALREASPAPMAAWMALDGKEVLSTSPELFLKVSGKGIETRPIKGTRPRFHDADEDRRSAVELQTSPKEVAELVMITDLLRNDLGQVCEFGSVEVTQMLQLESLAQVHHLVSTVQGRLAEGEDAISALAACFPGGSITGAPKQRAMEIIGELEGKPRGIYCGAIGWLGFNGESQFSIAIRTLVREEGKLRYHVGAGIVADSVPEAEYEETEHKAAGIRLGISRWLGLA from the coding sequence ATGACCCGGGTGCCCGGGCTATGTGGACTTGCGGCGGACGAGGTTGCGGATCGCCTGCGCCACCTGGGAGGACTGGTTTTTTTCGATACCGCCGGGAACATCCCCGAAAAAGCGGGCAGGCCGGTGTCGGTGATCGCGGCGAATCCGGCTCGGATCCACAGAGGCTCCATTTTTTCGGAATCGGATCTCGGACTGCTGAGGGAGGCGCTGGCGGGGAACGCCCGCGCGGGTGGCGACCACGGTTTCCCGGACGGCGGGCTGTGCGGGTGGGTGGATTACGAGGGGGATTTCGTTTTCGGGGAATACCTGGAAATGCTCGTCCGGGATGAGGAAAGCGGGGAATGGTGGGAACGCGGCGGGCTTTCCGCGAAAATGCGAAATGCGGTGGAGGAGCCGGTGGCGGTGGGGGATTTCCGGGGTGAAACAGGCAGGGACGATTTCCTGGAGTCCGTCCGGCGTGTGAAGGAATGGATCGCGGCGGGGGACATTTACCAGGTCAATGTGGCACGGGAGTTCTCGGCGGAGGTTTGGGGGGACGGATCGCTCTACGGGCTGTACGAGGCGCTCCGGGAAGCAAGTCCCGCGCCGATGGCGGCGTGGATGGCGCTGGACGGGAAGGAAGTCCTGAGCACCTCACCGGAGCTTTTCCTGAAAGTTTCCGGGAAAGGGATAGAGACCCGCCCGATCAAGGGTACGCGGCCGCGTTTCCACGATGCGGATGAGGACAGGCGCTCCGCCGTGGAGCTCCAGACCTCGCCCAAGGAGGTGGCGGAGCTGGTCATGATCACCGACCTCCTGCGCAACGATCTCGGGCAGGTCTGCGAGTTCGGCAGCGTGGAGGTCACGCAGATGCTCCAGCTTGAGAGCCTGGCGCAGGTCCATCATCTCGTCTCGACCGTTCAAGGGAGGCTTGCGGAAGGCGAGGACGCGATCTCCGCGCTCGCCGCGTGCTTCCCCGGAGGCAGCATCACCGGCGCGCCAAAACAACGCGCCATGGAGATCATCGGGGAGCTGGAAGGCAAGCCGCGCGGCATCTATTGCGGGGCGATAGGCTGGCTGGGCTTCAACGGCGAGAGCCAGTTCAGCATCGCGATCCGCACCCTCGTCCGCGAGGAAGGAAAGCTCCGCTACCACGTCGGTGCGGGCATTGTTGCGGATTCCGTGCCGGAGGCGGAATACGAGGAAACCGAGCACAAGGCGGCGGGGATACGCCTCGGAATTTCGCGCTGGCTGGGACTGGCCTAA